In a genomic window of bacterium:
- the efp gene encoding elongation factor P: MATTADIRKGLTVQMEGQTFQITDFQHVKPGKGGAFVRITLKNVKTGRVIERTLNSGASIEIVRIEAREMQFLYKDGDSYHFMDQESFDQVFFGEELVGENAKWMKEGINCKISFLDNQPLSMEVPNFLEVKIIETAPGVRGDTVSGSGKPATVETGAVVQVPFFIEQGEVIRVDTRTSEYLDRVKK; encoded by the coding sequence ATGGCGACAACAGCAGACATTCGAAAAGGCCTGACCGTTCAAATGGAAGGCCAGACCTTTCAAATCACCGATTTTCAGCATGTGAAACCGGGCAAAGGCGGCGCGTTCGTACGCATCACGTTGAAGAACGTCAAGACCGGCCGCGTGATCGAGCGAACGCTCAACTCCGGTGCGAGCATCGAGATCGTGCGAATCGAAGCGCGCGAGATGCAATTCCTGTACAAGGATGGCGACTCGTATCACTTCATGGATCAGGAATCCTTCGATCAGGTGTTTTTCGGGGAGGAGTTGGTCGGCGAGAATGCGAAGTGGATGAAGGAAGGGATCAACTGCAAGATCAGTTTCCTCGATAATCAGCCGCTCAGCATGGAAGTACCCAACTTTCTTGAAGTGAAAATCATTGAAACGGCTCCCGGAGTCCGCGGAGACACCGTCTCCGGCTCCGGCAAACCCGCCACGGTGGAGACGGGAGCGGTTGTGCAGGTCCCGTTCTTCATTGAACAGGGTGAAGTAATTCGAGTGGATACGCGAACGTCCGAGTATCTTGATCGTGTGAAAAAGTGA
- a CDS encoding OmpA family protein has protein sequence MNEPRTILAIASLLSGVVLLLIGVIRLSGGRSARRARGRDLLTLTYGALFAAAGMILLARSEIRPIRSRDIVGTPLREDTAAAIPAPDTLPRVREESLPVLPETESLRVEPEPTVTIPEPAVRSPAIPRRQIAAKTTEPADKRLPRETTDQSLLEDQIYLAMMQALQSIEEWFMKYGHPVPVQPEVNLAMRSRTAEPQQFEIHFPRVVFEAGTAELHPESAKALKHLAEKLSRLSSPVSVEIQARVDSLGPEPFNYLLTQARVEVIRDMLVHEGVDTHRLIATALGSQGEDSTITGSQIRFVLRP, from the coding sequence GTGAACGAACCGCGCACCATTCTGGCAATCGCCTCGCTTCTAAGCGGGGTGGTACTTCTATTAATCGGAGTGATCCGTCTGAGCGGAGGGCGTTCCGCGCGGCGGGCGCGTGGCCGTGACCTGTTGACACTGACCTACGGCGCGCTCTTTGCCGCGGCCGGAATGATTCTGTTGGCTCGTTCGGAAATCCGGCCAATCCGGTCTCGGGACATCGTCGGCACGCCGCTTCGAGAGGACACTGCCGCTGCAATCCCCGCGCCCGACACGCTCCCCCGTGTGCGGGAAGAATCTCTGCCGGTGCTGCCCGAAACCGAATCGCTTCGGGTAGAACCGGAACCTACCGTAACGATTCCCGAACCGGCGGTGCGCTCGCCCGCCATTCCCCGGCGTCAGATCGCCGCGAAAACAACGGAACCGGCTGACAAGCGGCTTCCGCGAGAAACGACGGATCAATCGCTACTCGAGGACCAGATCTACCTCGCCATGATGCAGGCCTTACAGTCCATCGAAGAGTGGTTTATGAAATACGGCCATCCGGTTCCCGTTCAGCCCGAGGTGAACCTTGCCATGAGGAGCCGCACGGCCGAACCGCAGCAGTTCGAGATTCACTTCCCTCGCGTGGTATTCGAGGCCGGAACCGCCGAGCTTCATCCCGAGAGCGCCAAAGCCCTCAAGCACTTGGCCGAAAAACTCAGTCGCTTGTCTTCGCCTGTGTCGGTGGAGATTCAGGCCCGCGTGGATAGCCTCGGCCCCGAGCCGTTCAACTATCTTCTCACACAGGCGCGAGTCGAGGTTATACGCGACATGTTGGTTCACGAAGGAGTGGACACCCATCGCCTAATCGCCACGGCGCTTGGCTCGCAAGGTGAAGACTCCACGATAACGGGCTCACAAATTCGGTTCGTTCTACGCCCGTAG